Proteins from one Elgaria multicarinata webbii isolate HBS135686 ecotype San Diego chromosome 3, rElgMul1.1.pri, whole genome shotgun sequence genomic window:
- the M6PR gene encoding cation-dependent mannose-6-phosphate receptor encodes MHGPLPPLHHHINPVRMFLAHSCLYAMVLVVITNVTAVEKTCDLIGDKGQESHKESSLLTKLEPLFNQSFETESTNEGEHYIYKFRVCREVSGDMAGLVQINKLNQTRVLGRINETHLTNGSKWILLIYKGGDAYNNHCGNENRKAFVMIICNRKTLKSRLTMVSEEREKLKDCSYIFEFESSLACSPEDLEVASHLSVGSILIITFASLLAVYIIGGFLYQRLLVGAKGMEQFPHCAFWQDLGNLVADGCDFVCRSKPRNVPAAYRGVGDDQLGEESEERDDHLLPM; translated from the exons Atgcatggtcctcttcctcctctccatcatcacatcaaccctgtgag AATGTTCCTGGCTCACTCTTGCCTCTATGCCATGGTGCTAGTGGTCATAACCAATGTGACAGCTGTGGAAAAGACATGTGATCTTATTGGGGATAAAGGCCAGgaatcccacaaagaatcatCACTGCTGACTAAACTGGAGCCACTTTTCAACCAAAG ttttgaaacagaaAGTACGAATGAAGGAGAACATTACATCTACAAATTCAGGGTATGTCGAGAAGTTTCCGGCGATATGGCTGGCCTGGTGCAGATCAATAAGTTAAACCAGACAAGAGTGTTGGGTCGGATCAATGAGACTCACCTGACCAATGGAA GTAAGTGGATTCTGCTGATCTATAAGGGGGGAGATGCCTATAACAACCACTGTGGAAATGAGAACAGAAAAGCCTTTGTCATGATCATCTGCAACCGGAAGACACTAAAA AGTCGTTTAACAATGGTGTCAGAAGAGCGGGAGAAGTTGAAAGACTGTTCCTATATCTTTGAATTTGAGAGCAGCTTGGCCTGTTCTCCAGAGGACTTGGAGGTTGCCTCACACCTAAGCGTTGGCTCCATATTGATCATCAC GTTTGCTTCGCTGCTTGCAGTGTACATCATTGGGGGATTTCTCTATCAGCGTTTGTTAGTGGGAGCAAAAGGCATGGAGCAGTTTCCCCATTGTGCTTTCTGGCAAGATCTGGGCAACCTAGTGGCA GACGGCTGTGATTTTGTGTGCCGGTCTAAACCGCGAAATGTACCAGCTGCATATCGTGGTGTCGGTGATGACCAACTTGGGGAGGAGTCTGAAGAGCGCGATGACCATTTGCTACCCATGTGA